The proteins below are encoded in one region of Paenisporosarcina cavernae:
- a CDS encoding flagellar hook-length control protein FliK: MITQLSTTSVSKTSTSTTSTSEVAASSKKVNEGTQKSTNFKSVFKQIHQSAGKEPTPSDSTSTTAEKLGEVQDILQADSIEDLFGALGLPTPPVSELESITLESLSDMLGLKVEEVSDELKDLLDVTELPNSLMELVQIVEKEMPAMLTKLTESLTNVSATDSKGLSQVLQVIKAAELILPKTDLLWKQELAVFQLKDLMKKLESAMQQVVSKQNAQPAQTRLAIWNTSTSVHRTTEVHVTETQIVQKTVQQTEQSSSTLNGQLPQTKTETVTITLPTVKAAQSESFVKEFQAIMNRSQFGQAGGTTKMLIKLYPEHLGTIRVELVSRDGVMSARLLANTSLGKEMLDSSLHQLKQAFHQQALQVDRIDVSQALQDSNRQEKQSFNGAFQQRSQQNDTKQEEESQEDTSFQDVLMEMEV, encoded by the coding sequence ATGATCACACAACTATCCACTACATCCGTGTCGAAAACTAGTACTTCAACTACGTCTACTTCAGAAGTTGCGGCATCTAGTAAAAAAGTTAATGAAGGAACACAAAAGTCGACGAACTTTAAATCCGTCTTTAAACAAATTCATCAATCGGCCGGAAAAGAACCTACTCCAAGTGATTCTACTTCGACTACCGCAGAGAAATTAGGAGAAGTTCAGGATATCTTACAAGCAGACTCAATAGAAGATTTGTTCGGAGCACTTGGTCTTCCAACTCCTCCTGTTAGCGAATTAGAATCGATTACATTGGAATCTCTTTCGGACATGCTAGGTTTGAAAGTGGAAGAAGTCTCAGACGAACTAAAAGATCTTTTAGATGTGACAGAGCTTCCTAATTCGTTAATGGAATTAGTGCAGATAGTAGAAAAAGAAATGCCTGCTATGCTCACTAAATTAACAGAGAGCTTAACAAATGTCAGTGCAACCGATTCAAAAGGCTTATCTCAAGTACTACAAGTCATAAAAGCTGCAGAACTAATTCTTCCGAAAACAGACTTACTTTGGAAGCAAGAATTAGCAGTGTTCCAGTTAAAAGATTTGATGAAGAAGCTAGAATCAGCTATGCAACAAGTAGTATCAAAACAAAATGCACAACCAGCACAAACTAGACTAGCGATTTGGAATACGTCAACAAGTGTTCATCGTACGACAGAAGTACACGTCACAGAGACACAAATCGTGCAGAAGACGGTACAACAAACAGAACAATCTAGTTCTACGTTGAATGGACAACTGCCACAAACGAAAACAGAAACTGTCACAATAACATTGCCTACTGTAAAAGCCGCTCAATCAGAAAGCTTTGTGAAAGAATTTCAAGCGATTATGAATCGATCACAATTTGGTCAAGCTGGCGGGACAACAAAAATGTTAATCAAATTGTACCCAGAACATTTAGGAACGATTCGAGTTGAATTGGTCTCACGAGATGGAGTCATGTCTGCTAGATTGTTGGCAAATACATCTCTAGGAAAAGAAATGCTCGATTCTAGTTTGCACCAACTGAAACAAGCATTCCATCAACAAGCATTGCAAGTTGACCGGATTGACGTTTCACAAGCTTTACAAGACTCTAACAGGCAAGAAAAACAATCATTTAATGGAGCATTCCAGCAACGTTCTCAACAAAATGACACAAAACAAGAAGAAGAGTCACAAGAAGATACATCCTTCCAAGATGTATTAATGGAAATGGAGGTTTAA
- the fliE gene encoding flagellar hook-basal body complex protein FliE has product MAIQGITSALPLNKMTTGTIQQPTPMESQQQFGAMLKDALSNVNEQQKVSDVLTNKLIRGEQVELHDVMIASQKASITLNATLEIRNKVIEAYQEIMRMSV; this is encoded by the coding sequence GTGGCAATTCAAGGTATAACAAGTGCTTTACCACTAAATAAAATGACTACAGGAACTATTCAACAGCCTACTCCGATGGAATCACAGCAACAATTCGGAGCGATGTTGAAAGATGCCCTCTCAAATGTGAACGAACAACAAAAAGTTAGTGATGTGTTAACGAATAAGTTAATCCGGGGAGAGCAAGTTGAATTGCATGATGTCATGATTGCATCACAAAAAGCGAGCATCACGTTAAATGCGACACTTGAAATTCGGAACAAGGTAATAGAAGCTTATCAAGAAATTATGAGAATGAGCGTCTAA
- the hslU gene encoding ATP-dependent protease ATPase subunit HslU yields the protein MTKDMYTPKEIVQYLDRSIVGQADAKKSVAIALRNRYRRSMLPEALKQEVIPKNILMIGPTGVGKTEIARRIAKLTKAPFIKVEATKFTEVGYVGRDVESMVRDLVESSVRLVKEEMMEQVKAEAEVMANEKIVRLLVPALKKKQASNNPFEMLFQQKVENEEETELEDTEIRTKRSQVAEDLKNGKLENEYVTVSITEQPSNLFDAIPGAGMDGMGQNMQDALSQLMPKKKTKRKLQVKDARKVLITEEASKLIDKEELHATAVERAEQHGIIFIDEMDKIASKGGSGSSADVSREGVQRDILPIVEGSTIQTKYGAVKTDYVLFIAAGAFHMSKPSDLIPELQGRFPVRVELEKLTKNDFVRILQEPEYSLIEQYRSLLATEEVEITFSEEALEKIAEIATEVNEATDNIGARRLHTILEKLLEELSYKASDIGPATIEITPAYVETKLQKIAKNKDLSQFIL from the coding sequence ATGACTAAAGATATGTATACACCGAAAGAAATCGTGCAGTATTTAGATCGGTCCATTGTAGGTCAAGCGGATGCGAAAAAATCGGTTGCTATTGCACTACGAAATCGCTACCGTCGTAGTATGCTTCCAGAAGCATTAAAACAAGAAGTAATCCCTAAAAATATACTAATGATTGGACCAACAGGAGTCGGAAAAACGGAAATCGCTCGTCGTATTGCCAAATTGACAAAAGCTCCATTCATCAAAGTGGAAGCGACGAAATTTACGGAAGTTGGCTACGTTGGAAGAGATGTTGAATCGATGGTCCGCGATTTAGTGGAATCTAGTGTTCGTTTAGTGAAAGAAGAAATGATGGAGCAAGTGAAAGCAGAAGCAGAAGTTATGGCGAATGAAAAAATTGTTCGCTTACTCGTTCCGGCATTAAAGAAAAAACAAGCATCCAACAATCCCTTCGAAATGCTTTTCCAACAAAAGGTGGAGAATGAAGAAGAAACGGAACTCGAAGACACGGAAATTCGAACGAAACGTTCACAAGTTGCAGAGGACTTGAAGAATGGCAAATTAGAAAATGAATATGTCACCGTAAGTATTACCGAACAACCTTCTAATTTGTTTGACGCTATTCCAGGCGCAGGAATGGATGGAATGGGACAAAACATGCAAGATGCATTGTCTCAGTTAATGCCGAAGAAAAAAACAAAACGCAAGCTCCAAGTGAAAGATGCACGAAAAGTATTAATTACAGAAGAAGCATCCAAGTTAATTGATAAAGAAGAACTTCACGCCACCGCTGTAGAAAGAGCAGAACAACATGGGATTATCTTTATCGATGAAATGGACAAAATAGCATCAAAAGGTGGAAGTGGGTCTTCTGCTGACGTTTCACGAGAAGGTGTCCAGCGTGATATATTGCCAATCGTTGAAGGATCCACTATCCAAACGAAATATGGTGCGGTGAAAACGGATTATGTTTTATTCATCGCAGCAGGTGCATTCCACATGTCAAAGCCTTCTGATTTAATCCCAGAGCTTCAAGGTAGATTTCCTGTTCGAGTAGAGCTTGAAAAATTAACGAAGAATGACTTTGTTCGGATATTGCAAGAACCGGAGTATTCTTTAATTGAACAATATAGATCACTCCTTGCTACAGAAGAAGTGGAAATTACATTTAGTGAAGAAGCACTCGAGAAAATTGCGGAAATAGCAACTGAGGTAAACGAAGCTACAGACAACATCGGCGCACGAAGATTGCACACGATATTAGAGAAGCTTTTAGAGGAATTATCCTATAAAGCATCGGATATTGGTCCGGCAACGATCGAAATCACACCAGCATATGTCGAAACAAAACTACAAAAAATTGCAAAAAACAAGGATTTGTCACAATTTATACTTTAA
- the flgB gene encoding flagellar basal body rod protein FlgB, with the protein MSIFSGTIQNLENGLQYSTTKQKTIAQNIANVDTPNYKAKDVTFEQFFQRAKQASLPAYRTNDRHFDFKMRDYSPGVFNYANIRYRQNGNGVDMDKEQANLATNQIYYNALIDRVNGKLNSLQTVIKGG; encoded by the coding sequence TTGAGTATTTTCAGTGGAACCATTCAAAACTTGGAAAATGGGTTACAATATTCGACAACTAAACAGAAAACAATTGCGCAAAATATCGCAAATGTTGATACTCCTAATTACAAAGCAAAAGATGTGACCTTCGAGCAGTTTTTTCAGCGAGCGAAGCAGGCATCCTTGCCAGCATACCGGACCAATGACAGGCATTTTGACTTTAAAATGCGTGATTATTCTCCGGGTGTTTTTAATTACGCAAATATCCGTTACCGTCAAAACGGCAACGGTGTAGATATGGACAAAGAACAAGCTAACTTGGCGACAAACCAAATTTATTATAATGCACTAATTGATCGTGTAAATGGAAAGTTAAATTCATTACAAACGGTTATTAAAGGAGGCTAA
- the fliI gene encoding flagellar protein export ATPase FliI, which yields MKAATLAEHIPQIPTWKKYGRVIRVVGLMIESQGPESSIGDVCLIHVNRSNGQKVILKAEVVGFQDEIVVLMPYTNIRDISIGCLVEGTGKPLEVKVGPALIGKVLDSMGLPVDGSSLPKGLLSTITEQDPPNPLTRPPIDEKLEVGVKAIDGMLTVGKGQRVGIFAGSGVGKSTLLGMIARNTNADLNVIALIGERGREVREFIERDLGPEGLKRSIVIAATSDQPALMRIKGAFTATAIAEYFRDRGMNVMLMMDSVTRVAMAQREIGLAVGEPPATRGYTPSVFSILPKLLERTGTNLHGTITAFYTVLVDGDDMNEPIADAVRGILDGHIVLDRTLANKGQFPAINILKSVSRLMNHISDQEHVTAAEYLRNLYYQYDKSEDLINIGAYKKGSSKEIDEAIQYEPLIVDYLKQNYLEKVPMDTSISQLRQLGSRSES from the coding sequence ATGAAAGCAGCTACACTGGCAGAACATATTCCACAAATACCAACATGGAAAAAATATGGTCGAGTCATTCGTGTAGTCGGTCTCATGATTGAATCACAAGGACCTGAAAGTTCAATCGGAGATGTATGCCTCATTCACGTGAATCGTTCGAATGGACAAAAAGTAATATTGAAAGCCGAGGTAGTAGGTTTTCAAGACGAAATTGTGGTGTTAATGCCATATACCAACATTCGAGATATTTCGATTGGATGTTTAGTAGAAGGAACAGGTAAACCGTTAGAAGTGAAAGTGGGACCAGCACTAATCGGAAAAGTACTCGACTCTATGGGTCTACCAGTAGACGGTTCTTCATTACCAAAAGGTTTGTTGTCCACTATTACGGAACAAGATCCTCCAAATCCGCTAACTCGACCACCAATCGATGAGAAATTAGAAGTTGGAGTAAAGGCGATTGATGGCATGTTAACAGTCGGTAAAGGGCAACGAGTTGGTATTTTCGCAGGATCTGGTGTCGGAAAAAGTACACTGCTTGGAATGATCGCGCGGAACACGAATGCAGACTTGAATGTAATTGCGCTAATCGGTGAGCGTGGACGAGAAGTGCGCGAGTTTATCGAACGTGATTTAGGTCCGGAAGGATTAAAGCGCTCCATCGTTATTGCAGCAACGTCCGATCAGCCAGCATTAATGCGAATTAAAGGAGCATTTACTGCAACCGCAATTGCGGAATATTTTCGAGACAGGGGCATGAATGTCATGCTCATGATGGATTCCGTCACTCGAGTCGCCATGGCACAACGGGAAATTGGACTTGCTGTTGGTGAACCTCCTGCGACAAGAGGGTATACCCCTTCAGTATTTTCCATCTTGCCAAAACTGTTAGAAAGAACGGGAACGAACCTACATGGTACGATTACCGCTTTTTACACCGTTTTAGTGGACGGTGATGACATGAACGAACCAATCGCGGATGCTGTTCGTGGAATTCTAGATGGACATATTGTGTTAGACCGTACGCTTGCGAATAAAGGGCAATTCCCTGCCATCAATATTTTAAAAAGCGTCAGCCGGTTGATGAATCACATTTCTGATCAAGAGCATGTCACGGCTGCAGAGTATTTACGAAATTTGTATTACCAGTACGACAAATCGGAAGATTTAATTAACATTGGTGCTTACAAAAAAGGGTCATCGAAAGAAATTGATGAGGCGATACAGTATGAACCGTTAATCGTCGATTATTTAAAGCAAAATTATTTAGAAAAAGTTCCAATGGACACAAGTATCTCGCAACTTCGGCAATTAGGCAGTAGGAGTGAATCATAA
- the flgC gene encoding flagellar basal body rod protein FlgC, which produces MSIFHSMNTTASALTAQRLRMDVISSNMANVDTTRGKIVDGEWQPYRRKTVTLQPKGGSFSTMLSTAIGTAGNGQVGNGVKVSRIKEDTETPFKLVYDPSHPDANAEGYVEMPNVDPLREMVDLISATRSYEANVTVFNANKAMLTKALEIGK; this is translated from the coding sequence ATGAGTATTTTCCATAGTATGAATACCACCGCATCTGCACTAACTGCGCAACGTCTACGAATGGATGTCATTTCGTCTAATATGGCAAATGTCGATACAACTAGAGGAAAGATAGTTGACGGAGAATGGCAACCATATCGACGAAAGACTGTAACGCTGCAACCTAAAGGTGGTTCATTTTCAACTATGCTTTCCACTGCAATTGGAACTGCTGGAAATGGCCAAGTAGGAAATGGCGTAAAAGTAAGTCGAATTAAAGAAGATACCGAAACACCTTTTAAATTAGTTTACGATCCAAGTCATCCAGATGCGAATGCAGAAGGATATGTCGAAATGCCGAATGTGGATCCTCTTAGAGAAATGGTTGATTTAATATCTGCTACTCGCTCGTATGAAGCGAATGTCACTGTTTTCAATGCTAATAAAGCGATGCTCACAAAGGCTTTAGAAATAGGGAAATAA
- the codY gene encoding GTP-sensing pleiotropic transcriptional regulator CodY, with amino-acid sequence MNLLEKTRKINSMLQASAGKPVNFKEMSTTLSNVIECNVFIVSRKGKLLGFDINQQIDNDRMMKMMEEKQFPEEYTKNLYKVSETSSNLDVYSEHTVFPVENRELFKDGLTTIVPIIGGGERLGTLILGRLKQEFEDDDLILGEYGATVVGMEILREKSEQIEVEARSKAVVQMAINSLSYSELEAIEHIFEELDGNEGLLVASKIADRVGITRSVIVNALRKLESAGVIESRSLGMKGTYIKVLNDKFLYELSQLKLR; translated from the coding sequence ATGAATTTATTGGAAAAAACAAGAAAGATTAACTCGATGCTTCAAGCTTCTGCAGGTAAGCCGGTTAACTTTAAAGAAATGTCGACAACCTTAAGTAATGTCATTGAGTGTAACGTTTTTATCGTTAGCCGTAAAGGGAAACTTTTAGGTTTTGACATTAACCAACAAATCGACAATGATCGTATGATGAAAATGATGGAAGAAAAACAATTTCCTGAAGAGTACACTAAAAACTTGTATAAAGTGAGTGAAACATCATCGAACCTAGATGTATATAGCGAGCACACAGTATTCCCTGTGGAAAACCGTGAACTTTTCAAAGATGGTTTAACAACAATTGTACCAATTATCGGTGGTGGAGAACGTTTAGGAACACTGATTCTTGGAAGATTAAAACAAGAATTTGAAGACGATGATTTAATCCTTGGAGAATACGGCGCAACTGTAGTTGGTATGGAAATTCTACGCGAGAAATCCGAGCAAATCGAAGTAGAAGCGCGTAGCAAAGCAGTAGTTCAAATGGCAATTAACTCACTTTCATACTCTGAGCTAGAAGCAATTGAACATATTTTCGAAGAACTAGATGGAAATGAAGGATTACTTGTTGCATCTAAGATCGCAGACCGCGTTGGAATCACTCGTTCGGTTATCGTAAATGCCCTTCGCAAACTTGAAAGTGCAGGCGTAATCGAATCGCGATCTCTAGGAATGAAAGGAACGTACATTAAAGTACTAAATGACAAATTCCTTTATGAACTATCCCAATTGAAACTACGTTAA
- the fliH gene encoding flagellar assembly protein FliH — protein sequence MTSLSRIIRPIQTNSQEENSRAIQLKKLFVPPVNEAESELTLSQVMAERERLLSDASEQIETEKNNLEWMKSQAIEEIQLAKQAWEDEKLQLQQRAYEEGFAQGYEEGLHKATSDMANDLREANETMLHTHENAKKYIAEQEHVILDLALKSAERILGHALDQNDEEFLAIVKRGLKEAREMKEIKLYVSPKYHDLVSSNYDDLSAIFPVNVPFMIFVNEDLQDKQSYIETNHGRIVIGIDAQLNELRLKLSELLDSKE from the coding sequence ATGACGTCATTGTCTAGAATTATTCGTCCTATCCAAACCAATTCGCAAGAGGAGAACTCGAGAGCGATTCAACTAAAAAAGCTTTTCGTTCCACCTGTGAATGAAGCCGAATCCGAATTAACTCTATCTCAAGTCATGGCGGAACGTGAACGATTGTTATCGGATGCCTCGGAACAAATTGAAACAGAAAAGAACAACCTAGAGTGGATGAAATCGCAGGCGATCGAAGAAATACAACTTGCGAAACAAGCTTGGGAAGATGAAAAATTGCAGCTACAGCAACGCGCATATGAAGAAGGTTTTGCACAAGGATATGAAGAAGGGCTACACAAAGCGACGAGCGATATGGCAAACGATTTGCGTGAGGCAAACGAAACAATGCTACATACGCATGAAAATGCCAAAAAATATATTGCCGAACAAGAACATGTCATTTTAGATCTAGCGCTTAAAAGTGCTGAAAGAATTCTAGGACACGCCCTAGATCAAAACGATGAGGAATTCTTAGCAATTGTGAAACGAGGGCTGAAAGAAGCTCGGGAGATGAAAGAGATTAAATTATACGTCTCACCGAAATATCACGACCTTGTTTCCTCGAATTACGACGATTTATCGGCAATATTCCCTGTGAATGTGCCATTTATGATTTTTGTGAATGAAGATCTTCAAGACAAACAGAGTTATATCGAAACGAATCATGGTCGCATAGTCATTGGTATTGATGCACAGCTAAATGAACTTCGCTTAAAGCTAAGCGAACTCTTAGATAGTAAGGAGTGA
- the fliG gene encoding flagellar motor switch protein FliG: MSRKEKELSGKQKAALLLISLGPEVSASVYKHLNEEEIERLTLEISGVKKVEPEVKEDIIEEFHNIALAQDYISQGGIGYAKTVLEKALGTDHAQNIINRLTSSLQVRPFDFARRADPAQILNFIQNEHPQTIALILSYLDAGQAGIILSSLPQEVQADIAKRIATMDSTSPEVISEIESVLERKLSSTVTQDYTETGGIDAVVEVLNGVDRQTEKTILDALEIQDPELAEEIKKRMFVFEDIVTLDNRSIQRVVRDCENEDLLLSMKVSSEEVKDIIFRNMSQRMAETFREEMEIMGPVRLRDVEEAQSRIVATIRRLEDAGEIIIARGGGDDVIV, from the coding sequence GTGTCTAGGAAAGAAAAAGAATTATCAGGAAAACAAAAAGCTGCTCTTCTCTTAATCTCGCTAGGGCCAGAAGTTTCTGCCTCCGTCTATAAGCATTTAAATGAAGAGGAAATTGAAAGACTTACATTAGAAATATCTGGCGTGAAAAAAGTAGAACCAGAAGTGAAAGAAGATATTATAGAAGAATTTCACAATATTGCGCTTGCACAAGACTACATTTCACAAGGTGGAATTGGGTATGCGAAGACGGTTTTAGAGAAAGCGTTAGGAACGGATCACGCCCAAAATATTATTAATCGCTTAACATCATCGTTACAAGTACGACCATTTGACTTTGCGAGAAGAGCGGACCCAGCGCAAATACTGAATTTTATTCAAAATGAACATCCGCAAACGATTGCGCTAATCCTATCTTACTTAGATGCAGGACAAGCAGGGATTATTCTTTCCTCTTTACCTCAAGAGGTACAAGCGGATATTGCGAAACGGATTGCCACAATGGATTCTACTAGTCCAGAAGTAATCAGCGAGATAGAATCCGTGTTAGAAAGAAAGTTAAGTTCCACTGTAACGCAAGATTACACAGAAACGGGTGGAATTGACGCGGTCGTAGAGGTGTTAAACGGTGTAGATCGACAAACAGAGAAAACTATATTGGATGCACTGGAAATACAGGATCCGGAACTCGCAGAAGAGATCAAAAAACGCATGTTTGTATTTGAAGATATTGTGACACTTGATAACCGTTCGATCCAACGAGTGGTACGTGATTGTGAAAATGAAGATCTTTTATTATCTATGAAAGTTTCTAGCGAAGAAGTAAAAGATATTATCTTCCGTAATATGTCTCAGCGTATGGCTGAAACATTCCGCGAAGAAATGGAAATCATGGGCCCTGTACGACTTCGTGATGTTGAGGAAGCGCAATCTCGCATTGTCGCAACCATTAGAAGGTTAGAGGATGCTGGAGAAATCATCATTGCTCGTGGCGGAGGAGATGACGTCATTGTCTAG
- the fliJ gene encoding flagellar export protein FliJ codes for MTAYNYRFENVLTLRDQEKTEMEVAYKDSVRHFEDVATKLYDLLKKKENTLENQQMNLEKGSTMDDFHHYTRFINGLERSINDLQQIVVQARIKMNWHEEKLIEKNMEVRKYEKMREKDYSQFIELQNKNEMNRLDELSTLAFRQKRM; via the coding sequence ATGACAGCGTATAACTATCGATTTGAAAATGTCCTCACATTGCGTGACCAAGAAAAAACGGAAATGGAAGTCGCTTACAAAGATTCCGTTCGACATTTTGAAGATGTAGCTACTAAGCTTTATGACCTTCTGAAGAAAAAAGAGAATACGTTAGAAAATCAACAGATGAATTTAGAAAAAGGTTCGACAATGGATGATTTTCATCATTACACTCGATTCATTAATGGATTAGAACGATCCATCAATGACTTACAACAAATCGTTGTGCAAGCTCGTATTAAAATGAATTGGCATGAAGAAAAGTTGATTGAAAAAAATATGGAAGTTCGAAAATATGAGAAAATGCGAGAAAAAGATTACTCACAATTTATCGAATTGCAAAACAAAAACGAAATGAATCGATTAGATGAACTATCAACATTGGCATTTCGACAAAAGAGAATGTAG
- a CDS encoding MotE family protein, whose product MAKANKKTTEMDRMPGEPKEPGMIQKLFLWIVIPILFAVAVFLIIAQFANINVFDSVKSASDVLPFISSEEPQSDADRAKVFEERVVTLQAQIQEKEAQIAKLQTTLDDSDSEKEALLIEQERLLDEIAVLERQSTDSKRDFDEIISTFEQMSSKAAAPVITNMSDAEAIRILTNVTPEVLAGILEKMTPQDAAKYTELMSKQ is encoded by the coding sequence ATGGCAAAAGCAAACAAAAAAACGACAGAAATGGATAGAATGCCTGGTGAACCAAAAGAGCCAGGTATGATTCAAAAGTTATTTCTTTGGATTGTTATCCCTATTTTGTTTGCAGTAGCAGTCTTCCTCATCATTGCACAATTTGCCAATATTAACGTTTTTGATAGTGTGAAAAGTGCTTCAGATGTACTTCCATTTATCAGTTCAGAAGAGCCTCAGTCAGACGCAGATCGAGCGAAAGTTTTCGAAGAACGTGTTGTCACGCTTCAAGCACAAATACAGGAAAAAGAAGCGCAAATTGCAAAATTACAAACAACACTCGATGACTCCGATTCTGAGAAGGAAGCACTATTAATAGAACAAGAACGTTTGTTAGATGAAATTGCGGTATTAGAACGACAATCGACTGATTCGAAACGAGACTTTGATGAAATCATCTCGACATTTGAACAAATGTCTTCTAAAGCAGCAGCTCCTGTCATTACAAATATGAGTGATGCAGAAGCGATAAGGATCCTTACAAATGTTACTCCAGAAGTATTAGCTGGTATTTTAGAGAAAATGACTCCTCAAGATGCAGCAAAATATACGGAATTGATGTCTAAACAATAG
- the fliF gene encoding flagellar basal-body MS-ring/collar protein FliF, producing MNERITKLRTDLTRFWGSRTKKQKGTMIGTAIGVILLAAIVTFFATRTSYVPLFKDVSPAEIGRIKETLDSQGVPNQIAPGGTSILVPEQQVDGLLVQLAAEGFPQSGTIDYSFFSQNAGFGMTDNEFNVLKLASTQTELANLMKSIEGVKDAKVMITMPEEGVFLTQDSQVASASIILNTQPGQQFSESQIKAMYNLVSKSVPNLATEDIVITNQYSEYYDLNQPSNGTAVLDQMAIKKEIERDLQRQVQTMLGTLMGQDKVIVSVTTDVDFQQEQREENLVEPVDKENMEGIQLSVQRITETYSGGDFVGGTPEGEDPTDDFTNYVEGTNGSGDYERVEETINNEVNRIRKNIVESPYHIRDIGIQVMVEPPNPEDPTSMPNGVEQDIEQILSTIVRTSIDKDVATELTDDVLAQKIVVSVQPFAGKTTDLASAQSVIPWWVYVVGGILLVAVILLVFFIIRSRREKEEELLLMEERIPVNVEDINNEKETESTVRRKQLEKMAKDKPDDFAKLLRTWIAED from the coding sequence ATGAATGAGCGTATAACCAAATTAAGAACAGATCTTACCCGGTTTTGGGGAAGTCGAACGAAAAAACAAAAAGGTACCATGATTGGAACTGCAATTGGCGTTATTCTGTTAGCTGCGATTGTCACATTTTTTGCTACTAGAACTTCATATGTCCCATTATTCAAAGATGTGTCTCCAGCTGAAATAGGAAGAATAAAAGAAACGCTTGATTCACAAGGTGTTCCGAATCAAATTGCCCCAGGTGGAACGAGCATCTTAGTTCCAGAACAGCAAGTTGACGGGTTACTAGTCCAATTAGCGGCAGAAGGTTTTCCGCAATCTGGCACAATTGATTATTCGTTCTTCAGTCAAAATGCCGGTTTCGGGATGACGGATAACGAATTTAATGTATTGAAATTAGCATCCACTCAAACGGAACTAGCTAATTTAATGAAAAGTATCGAAGGCGTAAAAGATGCTAAGGTAATGATTACAATGCCGGAGGAAGGCGTGTTTTTAACACAGGATTCCCAAGTAGCTAGTGCCTCGATTATCTTAAACACACAGCCAGGTCAGCAATTTTCAGAATCACAAATCAAGGCAATGTATAATCTTGTATCGAAAAGTGTTCCAAATTTAGCGACAGAAGATATTGTCATCACGAATCAATATTCGGAGTACTACGATTTAAATCAACCATCTAATGGTACTGCTGTGTTAGATCAAATGGCGATAAAGAAAGAAATTGAACGTGATTTGCAGCGTCAAGTACAAACGATGCTTGGAACATTGATGGGCCAAGATAAGGTAATCGTTTCTGTTACAACTGATGTTGATTTCCAACAAGAACAACGCGAAGAAAACTTAGTAGAGCCAGTTGATAAAGAAAATATGGAAGGTATTCAACTGAGTGTTCAGCGAATTACCGAAACATATTCTGGTGGAGACTTCGTTGGCGGTACTCCAGAAGGGGAAGATCCAACAGATGACTTTACTAACTATGTGGAAGGTACAAATGGGTCAGGAGATTACGAACGTGTGGAAGAGACGATTAACAATGAAGTAAATCGTATCCGAAAAAACATTGTCGAAAGCCCTTACCATATTCGAGATATAGGGATTCAAGTGATGGTCGAACCTCCAAATCCTGAGGATCCAACCTCTATGCCAAATGGTGTCGAGCAAGATATCGAACAGATTTTATCGACAATTGTTCGAACTTCCATCGACAAAGATGTCGCAACAGAATTAACGGACGATGTGTTAGCGCAAAAAATCGTTGTCTCCGTCCAACCATTCGCTGGTAAAACAACAGACTTAGCATCCGCGCAATCGGTTATTCCGTGGTGGGTATATGTGGTTGGTGGAATTTTACTTGTTGCTGTCATCCTACTAGTGTTCTTCATTATTCGTTCTAGAAGAGAAAAAGAAGAAGAATTGTTACTAATGGAAGAACGCATTCCAGTAAATGTGGAAGATATTAATAATGAAAAAGAAACAGAAAGTACTGTTCGTCGTAAACAACTAGAGAAAATGGCGAAAGATAAACCAGATGATTTTGCAAAATTATTGCGTACCTGGATTGCGGAAGATTAA